A window from Symphalangus syndactylus isolate Jambi chromosome 22, NHGRI_mSymSyn1-v2.1_pri, whole genome shotgun sequence encodes these proteins:
- the SUN1 gene encoding SUN domain-containing protein 1 isoform X10, protein MNMDFSRLHMYSPPQCVPENTGYTYALSSSYSSDALDFETEHKLDPVFDSPRMSRRSLRLATTACTLGDGEAVGANNGTSSAVSLKNRVARTAKQRRSANKSAFSINHVSRQVTSSGISHGGTDSLQDAVTRRPSVLDESWIREQTTVDHFWGLDDDGDLKGGNKAAIQGNGDVGAATATAHNGFSCSNCSMLSERKDVLTAHPAAPGPVSRVYSRDRNQKRGASFYVNRILWLARYTASSFSSFLVQLFQVVLMKLNYESENYKLKTHESKDCESESYKSKSHESKAHASYYGRMNVREVLREDGHLSVNGEALCNDCKGKRHLDAHTAIHLQSPRPPGRAGTLQHIWACAGKAASGVFWWLGIGWYQLVTLISWLNVFLLTRCLRTICKFLVLLIPLFLLLGLSLRSQGDFFSFLPVLNWASMHRTQRVDDPQDVFKPATSRRNQPLQGDNEALPWHWMSGVEQQVASLSGQCHHHGENLQELTALLQKLQARVDQMDGGAARPSASVRDAVGQPLRETDFMAFHQEHEVRISHLEDILGKLREKSEAIQKDLEQTKQKTISAVGEQLLPTVEHLQLELDQLKSELSSWRHVKNGCETVDAVRERVDVQVREMVKLLFSEDQQGSSLEQLLQRFSSQFVSKGDLHTMLRDLELQILRNVTHHVSVTKQLPTSEAMVSAVSEVGASGITEAQARAIVNNALKLYSQDKTGMVDFALESGGGSILSTRCSETYETKTALMSLFGIPLWYFSQSPRVVIQPDVYPGNCWAFKGSQGYLVVRLSMMIHPAAFTLEHIPKTLSPTGNISSAPKDFAVYGLENEYQEEGQLLGQFTYDQDGESLQMFQALKRPDDTAFQIVELRIFSNWGHPEYTCLYRFRVHGEPVK, encoded by the exons TTCCAGTTATTCTTCAGATGCTCTGGATTTTGAGACGGAGCACAAATTGGACCCTGTATTTGATTCTCCACGGATGTCCCGCCGTAGTTTGCGCCTGGCCACGACAGCATGCACCCTGGGGGATGGTGAGGCTGTGGGTGCCAACAACGGCACCAGCAGCGCTGTCTCCCTGAAGAACCGAGTGGCCAG aacAGCAAAACAGCGCAGAAGCGCAAACAAATCAGCTTTTAGTATCAACCACGTGTCAAGGCAGGTCACGTCCTCTGGCATCAGCCACGGCGGCACTGACAGCCTGCAGGATGCTGTGACTCGACGGCCTTCTGTACTGGACGAGTCTTGGATTCGTGAACAGACCACAGTGGACCACTTCTGGG gtcttgatgatgatggtgatctTAAAG GTGGAAATAAAGCTGCCATTCAGGGAAACGGGGATGTGGGAGCCGCCACCGCCACCGCACACAACGGCTTCTCCTGCAGCAACTGCAGCATGCTGTCCGAGCGCAAGGACGTGCTCACGGCGCACCCCGCGGCCCCCGGGCCCGTGTCGAGAGTTTATTCTAGGGACAGGAATCAAAAAC GCGGTGCGTCTTTCTACGTGAATAGGATTTTGTGGCTGGCCAGATACACTGCGTCatctttttcatcatttttagtTCAACTTTTTCAAGTGGTTTTAATGAAGCTCAATTATGAATCAGAAAATTACAAATTGAAAACTCATGAATCAAAAGATTGTGAATCCGAAAGCTATAAGTCAAAAAGCCATGAATCAAaag CTCATGCCAGTTACTATGGGAGAATGAATGTGAGAGAGGTTCTCAGAGAGGATGGCCACCTCAGTGTAAATGGGGAAGCGCTGT GCAACGACTGTAAGGGCAAGAGGCACCTCGACGCACACACAGCCATCCACTTGCAGTCGCCACGGCCGCCCGGGCGGGCAGGGACCCTCCAGCACATCTGGGCATGTGCAG GGAAGGCAGCCTCTGGAGTGTTCTGGTGGCTGGGGATTGGATGGTACCAGCTTGTGACTTTGATTTCGTGGCTGAATGTGTTTCTTCTTACCAG GTGCCTTCGAACCATCTGCAAGTTTTTAGTCTTGCTCATCCCACTCTTCCTTTTACTAG GTCTCTCCTTACGGAGCCAGGGCGATTTCTTTTCGTTCCTGCCCGTGTTGAACTGGGCAAGCATGCATAGAACGCAGCGGGTGGATGACCCCCAGGACGTATTTAAACCCGCAACTTCTCGCCGGAACCAGCCTCTGCAG GGTGACAATGAGGCTCTTCCATGGCATTGGATGAGTGGCGTGGAGCAGCAGGTGGCCTCTCTGTCTGGACAGTGCCACCACCATGGCGAGAATCTCCAAGAGCTGACTGCTTTGCTTCAGAAGCTGCAGGCTCGGGTGGACCAGATGGACGGTGGCGCTGCCAGGCCGTCAGCATCGGTCAGAGACGCTGTGGGACAGCCCCTGAGGGAA aCTGACTTTATGGCTTTTCACCAAGAACATGAAGTGCGCATCTCACACTTGGAAGATATTCTGGGAAAACTGAGAGAAAAATCTGAG GCCATCCAGAAGGATCTAGAGCAGACCAAGCAAAAAACAATCAG TGCGGTTGGTGAGCAGCTTCTGCCCACGGTCGAGCACCTCCAGCTGGAACTGGATCAGCTAAAGTCAGAGCTGTCCAGCTGGCGACACGTGAAGAACGGCTGTGAGACAGTGGATGCCGTACGAGAAAGA GTGGATGTGCAAGTCAGAGAAATGGTGAAACTCCTGTTTTCTGAAGATCAGCAAGGCAGTTCTCTGGAACAGCTGCTGCAGAGGTTCTCATCACAGTTTGTGAGCAAAGGCGACTTGCACACGATGCTGCGAGACCTGGAGCTGCAAATCCTGAGGAACGTCACCCACCACGTTTCTGTGACCAAGCAGCTCCCAACCTCGGAAGCCATGGTGTCTGCTGTGAGCGAGGTGGGGGCGTCTGGAATAACAGAGGCG CAAGCACGTGCCATTGTGAACAACGCCTTGAAGCTGTATTCCCAAGATAAGACTGGGATGGTGGACTTTGCTCTGGAGTCTGGCG GTGGCAGCATCTTAAGTACTCGCTGTTCTGAAACTTACGAAACCAAAACGGCGCTGATGAGTCTGTTTGGGATCCCGCTGTGGTACTTCTCGCAGTCCCCGCGCGTGGTCATCCAG CCTGACGTTTACCCCGGTAACTGCTGGGCATTTAAAGGCTCCCAGGGGTATCTGGTGGTGAGGCTCTCCATGATGATCCACCCAGCCGCCTTCACTCTGGAGCACATCCCTAAGACGCTGTCGCCAACAGGCAACATCAGCAGCGCCCCCAAGGACTTTGCCGTCTAC GGATTAGAAAATGAGTATCAGGAAGAAGGGCAGCTTCTGGGACAGTTCACATATGATCAGGACGGGGAGTCACTCCAGATGTTCCAGGCCCTG AAAAGACCCGACGACACAGCTTTCCAAATAGTGGAACTTCGGATTTTTTCTAACTGGGGCCATCCTGAGTATACCTGTTTGTATCGGTTCAGAGTTCATGGCGAGCCAGTCAAGTGA
- the SUN1 gene encoding SUN domain-containing protein 1 isoform X17, translated as MNMDFSRLHMYSPPQCVPENTGYTYALSSSYSSDALDFETEHKLDPVFDSPRMSRRSLRLATTACTLGDGEAVGANNGTSSAVSLKNRVARTAKQRRSANKSAFSINHVSRQVTSSGISHGGTDSLQDAVTRRPSVLDESWIREQTTVDHFWGLDDDGDLKGGNKAAIQGNGDVGAATATAHNGFSCSNCSMLSERKDVLTAHPAAPGPVSRVYSRDRNQKRGASFYVNRILWLARYTASSFSSFLVQLFQVVLMKLNYESENYKLKTHESKDCESESYKSKSHESKAHASYYGRMNVREVLREDGHLSVNGEALCNDCKGKRHLDAHTAIHLQSPRPPGRAGTLQHIWACAGYFLLQILRRIGAAGRAVSRTAWSALWLAVVAPGKAASGVFWWLGIGWYQLVTLISWLNVFLLTRCLRTICKFLVLLIPLFLLLGLSLRSQGDFFSFLPVLNWASMHRTQRVDDPQDVFKPATSRRNQPLQGDNEALPWHWMSGVEQQVASLSGQCHHHGENLQELTALLQKLQARVDQMDGGAARPSASTDFMAFHQEHEVRISHLEDILGKLREKSEAIQKDLEQTKQKTISAVGEQLLPTVEHLQLELDQLKSELSSWRHVKNGCETVDAVRERVDVQVREMVKLLFSEDQQGSSLEQLLQRFSSQFVSKGDLHTMLRDLELQILRNVTHHVSVTKQLPTSEAMVSAVSEVGASGITEAQARAIVNNALKLYSQDKTGMVDFALESGGGSILSTRCSETYETKTALMSLFGIPLWYFSQSPRVVIQPDVYPGNCWAFKGSQGYLVVRLSMMIHPAAFTLEHIPKTLSPTGNISSAPKDFAVYKRPDDTAFQIVELRIFSNWGHPEYTCLYRFRVHGEPVK; from the exons TTCCAGTTATTCTTCAGATGCTCTGGATTTTGAGACGGAGCACAAATTGGACCCTGTATTTGATTCTCCACGGATGTCCCGCCGTAGTTTGCGCCTGGCCACGACAGCATGCACCCTGGGGGATGGTGAGGCTGTGGGTGCCAACAACGGCACCAGCAGCGCTGTCTCCCTGAAGAACCGAGTGGCCAG aacAGCAAAACAGCGCAGAAGCGCAAACAAATCAGCTTTTAGTATCAACCACGTGTCAAGGCAGGTCACGTCCTCTGGCATCAGCCACGGCGGCACTGACAGCCTGCAGGATGCTGTGACTCGACGGCCTTCTGTACTGGACGAGTCTTGGATTCGTGAACAGACCACAGTGGACCACTTCTGGG gtcttgatgatgatggtgatctTAAAG GTGGAAATAAAGCTGCCATTCAGGGAAACGGGGATGTGGGAGCCGCCACCGCCACCGCACACAACGGCTTCTCCTGCAGCAACTGCAGCATGCTGTCCGAGCGCAAGGACGTGCTCACGGCGCACCCCGCGGCCCCCGGGCCCGTGTCGAGAGTTTATTCTAGGGACAGGAATCAAAAAC GCGGTGCGTCTTTCTACGTGAATAGGATTTTGTGGCTGGCCAGATACACTGCGTCatctttttcatcatttttagtTCAACTTTTTCAAGTGGTTTTAATGAAGCTCAATTATGAATCAGAAAATTACAAATTGAAAACTCATGAATCAAAAGATTGTGAATCCGAAAGCTATAAGTCAAAAAGCCATGAATCAAaag CTCATGCCAGTTACTATGGGAGAATGAATGTGAGAGAGGTTCTCAGAGAGGATGGCCACCTCAGTGTAAATGGGGAAGCGCTGT GCAACGACTGTAAGGGCAAGAGGCACCTCGACGCACACACAGCCATCCACTTGCAGTCGCCACGGCCGCCCGGGCGGGCAGGGACCCTCCAGCACATCTGGGCATGTGCAG GTTACTTCTTGCTGCAGATTCTGCGCAGGATCGGAGCTGCGGGCCGGGCTGTGTCCAGGACGGCGTGGTCGGCCCTTTGGCTGGCTGTGGTTGCTCCAG GGAAGGCAGCCTCTGGAGTGTTCTGGTGGCTGGGGATTGGATGGTACCAGCTTGTGACTTTGATTTCGTGGCTGAATGTGTTTCTTCTTACCAG GTGCCTTCGAACCATCTGCAAGTTTTTAGTCTTGCTCATCCCACTCTTCCTTTTACTAG GTCTCTCCTTACGGAGCCAGGGCGATTTCTTTTCGTTCCTGCCCGTGTTGAACTGGGCAAGCATGCATAGAACGCAGCGGGTGGATGACCCCCAGGACGTATTTAAACCCGCAACTTCTCGCCGGAACCAGCCTCTGCAG GGTGACAATGAGGCTCTTCCATGGCATTGGATGAGTGGCGTGGAGCAGCAGGTGGCCTCTCTGTCTGGACAGTGCCACCACCATGGCGAGAATCTCCAAGAGCTGACTGCTTTGCTTCAGAAGCTGCAGGCTCGGGTGGACCAGATGGACGGTGGCGCTGCCAGGCCGTCAGCATCG aCTGACTTTATGGCTTTTCACCAAGAACATGAAGTGCGCATCTCACACTTGGAAGATATTCTGGGAAAACTGAGAGAAAAATCTGAG GCCATCCAGAAGGATCTAGAGCAGACCAAGCAAAAAACAATCAG TGCGGTTGGTGAGCAGCTTCTGCCCACGGTCGAGCACCTCCAGCTGGAACTGGATCAGCTAAAGTCAGAGCTGTCCAGCTGGCGACACGTGAAGAACGGCTGTGAGACAGTGGATGCCGTACGAGAAAGA GTGGATGTGCAAGTCAGAGAAATGGTGAAACTCCTGTTTTCTGAAGATCAGCAAGGCAGTTCTCTGGAACAGCTGCTGCAGAGGTTCTCATCACAGTTTGTGAGCAAAGGCGACTTGCACACGATGCTGCGAGACCTGGAGCTGCAAATCCTGAGGAACGTCACCCACCACGTTTCTGTGACCAAGCAGCTCCCAACCTCGGAAGCCATGGTGTCTGCTGTGAGCGAGGTGGGGGCGTCTGGAATAACAGAGGCG CAAGCACGTGCCATTGTGAACAACGCCTTGAAGCTGTATTCCCAAGATAAGACTGGGATGGTGGACTTTGCTCTGGAGTCTGGCG GTGGCAGCATCTTAAGTACTCGCTGTTCTGAAACTTACGAAACCAAAACGGCGCTGATGAGTCTGTTTGGGATCCCGCTGTGGTACTTCTCGCAGTCCCCGCGCGTGGTCATCCAG CCTGACGTTTACCCCGGTAACTGCTGGGCATTTAAAGGCTCCCAGGGGTATCTGGTGGTGAGGCTCTCCATGATGATCCACCCAGCCGCCTTCACTCTGGAGCACATCCCTAAGACGCTGTCGCCAACAGGCAACATCAGCAGCGCCCCCAAGGACTTTGCCGTCTAC AAAAGACCCGACGACACAGCTTTCCAAATAGTGGAACTTCGGATTTTTTCTAACTGGGGCCATCCTGAGTATACCTGTTTGTATCGGTTCAGAGTTCATGGCGAGCCAGTCAAGTGA
- the SUN1 gene encoding SUN domain-containing protein 1 isoform X37 → MSRRSLRLATTACTLGDGEAVGANNGTSSAVSLKNRVARTAKQRRSANKSAFSINHVSRQVTSSGISHGGTDSLQDAVTRRPSVLDESWIREQTTVDHFWGLDDDGDLKGGNKAAIQGNGDVGAATATAHNGFSCSNCSMLSERKDVLTAHPAAPGPVSRVYSRDRNQKRGASFYVNRILWLARYTASSFSSFLVQLFQVVLMKLNYESENYKLKTHESKDCESESYKSKSHESKAHASYYGRMNVREVLREDGHLSVNGEALCYFLLQILRRIGAAGRAVSRTAWSALWLAVVAPGKAASGVFWWLGIGWYQLVTLISWLNVFLLTRCLRTICKFLVLLIPLFLLLAGLSLRSQGDFFSFLPVLNWASMHRTQRVDDPQDVFKPATSRRNQPLQGDNEALPWHWMSGVEQQVASLSGQCHHHGENLQELTALLQKLQARVDQMDGGAARPSASTDFMAFHQEHEVRISHLEDILGKLREKSEAIQKDLEQTKQKTISAVGEQLLPTVEHLQLELDQLKSELSSWRHVKNGCETVDAVRERVDVQVREMVKLLFSEDQQGSSLEQLLQRFSSQFVSKGDLHTMLRDLELQILRNVTHHVSVTKQLPTSEAMVSAVSEVGASGITEAQARAIVNNALKLYSQDKTGMVDFALESGGGSILSTRCSETYETKTALMSLFGIPLWYFSQSPRVVIQPDVYPGNCWAFKGSQGYLVVRLSMMIHPAAFTLEHIPKTLSPTGNISSAPKDFAVYGLENEYQEEGQLLGQFTYDQDGESLQMFQALKRPDDTAFQIVELRIFSNWGHPEYTCLYRFRVHGEPVK, encoded by the exons ATGTCCCGCCGTAGTTTGCGCCTGGCCACGACAGCATGCACCCTGGGGGATGGTGAGGCTGTGGGTGCCAACAACGGCACCAGCAGCGCTGTCTCCCTGAAGAACCGAGTGGCCAG aacAGCAAAACAGCGCAGAAGCGCAAACAAATCAGCTTTTAGTATCAACCACGTGTCAAGGCAGGTCACGTCCTCTGGCATCAGCCACGGCGGCACTGACAGCCTGCAGGATGCTGTGACTCGACGGCCTTCTGTACTGGACGAGTCTTGGATTCGTGAACAGACCACAGTGGACCACTTCTGGG gtcttgatgatgatggtgatctTAAAG GTGGAAATAAAGCTGCCATTCAGGGAAACGGGGATGTGGGAGCCGCCACCGCCACCGCACACAACGGCTTCTCCTGCAGCAACTGCAGCATGCTGTCCGAGCGCAAGGACGTGCTCACGGCGCACCCCGCGGCCCCCGGGCCCGTGTCGAGAGTTTATTCTAGGGACAGGAATCAAAAAC GCGGTGCGTCTTTCTACGTGAATAGGATTTTGTGGCTGGCCAGATACACTGCGTCatctttttcatcatttttagtTCAACTTTTTCAAGTGGTTTTAATGAAGCTCAATTATGAATCAGAAAATTACAAATTGAAAACTCATGAATCAAAAGATTGTGAATCCGAAAGCTATAAGTCAAAAAGCCATGAATCAAaag CTCATGCCAGTTACTATGGGAGAATGAATGTGAGAGAGGTTCTCAGAGAGGATGGCCACCTCAGTGTAAATGGGGAAGCGCTGT GTTACTTCTTGCTGCAGATTCTGCGCAGGATCGGAGCTGCGGGCCGGGCTGTGTCCAGGACGGCGTGGTCGGCCCTTTGGCTGGCTGTGGTTGCTCCAG GGAAGGCAGCCTCTGGAGTGTTCTGGTGGCTGGGGATTGGATGGTACCAGCTTGTGACTTTGATTTCGTGGCTGAATGTGTTTCTTCTTACCAG GTGCCTTCGAACCATCTGCAAGTTTTTAGTCTTGCTCATCCCACTCTTCCTTTTACTAG CAGGTCTCTCCTTACGGAGCCAGGGCGATTTCTTTTCGTTCCTGCCCGTGTTGAACTGGGCAAGCATGCATAGAACGCAGCGGGTGGATGACCCCCAGGACGTATTTAAACCCGCAACTTCTCGCCGGAACCAGCCTCTGCAG GGTGACAATGAGGCTCTTCCATGGCATTGGATGAGTGGCGTGGAGCAGCAGGTGGCCTCTCTGTCTGGACAGTGCCACCACCATGGCGAGAATCTCCAAGAGCTGACTGCTTTGCTTCAGAAGCTGCAGGCTCGGGTGGACCAGATGGACGGTGGCGCTGCCAGGCCGTCAGCATCG aCTGACTTTATGGCTTTTCACCAAGAACATGAAGTGCGCATCTCACACTTGGAAGATATTCTGGGAAAACTGAGAGAAAAATCTGAG GCCATCCAGAAGGATCTAGAGCAGACCAAGCAAAAAACAATCAG TGCGGTTGGTGAGCAGCTTCTGCCCACGGTCGAGCACCTCCAGCTGGAACTGGATCAGCTAAAGTCAGAGCTGTCCAGCTGGCGACACGTGAAGAACGGCTGTGAGACAGTGGATGCCGTACGAGAAAGA GTGGATGTGCAAGTCAGAGAAATGGTGAAACTCCTGTTTTCTGAAGATCAGCAAGGCAGTTCTCTGGAACAGCTGCTGCAGAGGTTCTCATCACAGTTTGTGAGCAAAGGCGACTTGCACACGATGCTGCGAGACCTGGAGCTGCAAATCCTGAGGAACGTCACCCACCACGTTTCTGTGACCAAGCAGCTCCCAACCTCGGAAGCCATGGTGTCTGCTGTGAGCGAGGTGGGGGCGTCTGGAATAACAGAGGCG CAAGCACGTGCCATTGTGAACAACGCCTTGAAGCTGTATTCCCAAGATAAGACTGGGATGGTGGACTTTGCTCTGGAGTCTGGCG GTGGCAGCATCTTAAGTACTCGCTGTTCTGAAACTTACGAAACCAAAACGGCGCTGATGAGTCTGTTTGGGATCCCGCTGTGGTACTTCTCGCAGTCCCCGCGCGTGGTCATCCAG CCTGACGTTTACCCCGGTAACTGCTGGGCATTTAAAGGCTCCCAGGGGTATCTGGTGGTGAGGCTCTCCATGATGATCCACCCAGCCGCCTTCACTCTGGAGCACATCCCTAAGACGCTGTCGCCAACAGGCAACATCAGCAGCGCCCCCAAGGACTTTGCCGTCTAC GGATTAGAAAATGAGTATCAGGAAGAAGGGCAGCTTCTGGGACAGTTCACATATGATCAGGACGGGGAGTCACTCCAGATGTTCCAGGCCCTG AAAAGACCCGACGACACAGCTTTCCAAATAGTGGAACTTCGGATTTTTTCTAACTGGGGCCATCCTGAGTATACCTGTTTGTATCGGTTCAGAGTTCATGGCGAGCCAGTCAAGTGA
- the SUN1 gene encoding SUN domain-containing protein 1 isoform X12: protein MSHCTRPKHVVKCRSFIMLVDTLWFEVMNMDFSRLHMYSPPQCVPENTGYTYALSSSYSSDALDFETEHKLDPVFDSPRMSRRSLRLATTACTLGDGEAVGANNGTSSAVSLKNRVARTAKQRRSANKSAFSINHVSRQVTSSGISHGGTDSLQDAVTRRPSVLDESWIREQTTVDHFWGLDDDGDLKGGNKAAIQGNGDVGAATATAHNGFSCSNCSMLSERKDVLTAHPAAPGPVSRVYSRDRNQKRGASFYVNRILWLARYTASSFSSFLVQLFQVVLMKLNYESENYKLKTHESKDCESESYKSKSHESKAHASYYGRMNVREVLREDGHLSVNGEALCYFLLQILRRIGAAGRAVSRTAWSALWLAVVAPGKAASGVFWWLGIGWYQLVTLISWLNVFLLTRCLRTICKFLVLLIPLFLLLAGLSLRSQGDFFSFLPVLNWASMHRTQRVDDPQDVFKPATSRRNQPLQGDNEALPWHWMSGVEQQVASLSGQCHHHGENLQELTALLQKLQARVDQMDGGAARPSASTDFMAFHQEHEVRISHLEDILGKLREKSEAIQKDLEQTKQKTISAVGEQLLPTVEHLQLELDQLKSELSSWRHVKNGCETVDAVRERVDVQVREMVKLLFSEDQQGSSLEQLLQRFSSQFVSKGDLHTMLRDLELQILRNVTHHVSVTKQLPTSEAMVSAVSEVGASGITEAQARAIVNNALKLYSQDKTGMVDFALESGGGSILSTRCSETYETKTALMSLFGIPLWYFSQSPRVVIQPDVYPGNCWAFKGSQGYLVVRLSMMIHPAAFTLEHIPKTLSPTGNISSAPKDFAVYGLENEYQEEGQLLGQFTYDQDGESLQMFQALKRPDDTAFQIVELRIFSNWGHPEYTCLYRFRVHGEPVK, encoded by the exons TTCCAGTTATTCTTCAGATGCTCTGGATTTTGAGACGGAGCACAAATTGGACCCTGTATTTGATTCTCCACGGATGTCCCGCCGTAGTTTGCGCCTGGCCACGACAGCATGCACCCTGGGGGATGGTGAGGCTGTGGGTGCCAACAACGGCACCAGCAGCGCTGTCTCCCTGAAGAACCGAGTGGCCAG aacAGCAAAACAGCGCAGAAGCGCAAACAAATCAGCTTTTAGTATCAACCACGTGTCAAGGCAGGTCACGTCCTCTGGCATCAGCCACGGCGGCACTGACAGCCTGCAGGATGCTGTGACTCGACGGCCTTCTGTACTGGACGAGTCTTGGATTCGTGAACAGACCACAGTGGACCACTTCTGGG gtcttgatgatgatggtgatctTAAAG GTGGAAATAAAGCTGCCATTCAGGGAAACGGGGATGTGGGAGCCGCCACCGCCACCGCACACAACGGCTTCTCCTGCAGCAACTGCAGCATGCTGTCCGAGCGCAAGGACGTGCTCACGGCGCACCCCGCGGCCCCCGGGCCCGTGTCGAGAGTTTATTCTAGGGACAGGAATCAAAAAC GCGGTGCGTCTTTCTACGTGAATAGGATTTTGTGGCTGGCCAGATACACTGCGTCatctttttcatcatttttagtTCAACTTTTTCAAGTGGTTTTAATGAAGCTCAATTATGAATCAGAAAATTACAAATTGAAAACTCATGAATCAAAAGATTGTGAATCCGAAAGCTATAAGTCAAAAAGCCATGAATCAAaag CTCATGCCAGTTACTATGGGAGAATGAATGTGAGAGAGGTTCTCAGAGAGGATGGCCACCTCAGTGTAAATGGGGAAGCGCTGT GTTACTTCTTGCTGCAGATTCTGCGCAGGATCGGAGCTGCGGGCCGGGCTGTGTCCAGGACGGCGTGGTCGGCCCTTTGGCTGGCTGTGGTTGCTCCAG GGAAGGCAGCCTCTGGAGTGTTCTGGTGGCTGGGGATTGGATGGTACCAGCTTGTGACTTTGATTTCGTGGCTGAATGTGTTTCTTCTTACCAG GTGCCTTCGAACCATCTGCAAGTTTTTAGTCTTGCTCATCCCACTCTTCCTTTTACTAG CAGGTCTCTCCTTACGGAGCCAGGGCGATTTCTTTTCGTTCCTGCCCGTGTTGAACTGGGCAAGCATGCATAGAACGCAGCGGGTGGATGACCCCCAGGACGTATTTAAACCCGCAACTTCTCGCCGGAACCAGCCTCTGCAG GGTGACAATGAGGCTCTTCCATGGCATTGGATGAGTGGCGTGGAGCAGCAGGTGGCCTCTCTGTCTGGACAGTGCCACCACCATGGCGAGAATCTCCAAGAGCTGACTGCTTTGCTTCAGAAGCTGCAGGCTCGGGTGGACCAGATGGACGGTGGCGCTGCCAGGCCGTCAGCATCG aCTGACTTTATGGCTTTTCACCAAGAACATGAAGTGCGCATCTCACACTTGGAAGATATTCTGGGAAAACTGAGAGAAAAATCTGAG GCCATCCAGAAGGATCTAGAGCAGACCAAGCAAAAAACAATCAG TGCGGTTGGTGAGCAGCTTCTGCCCACGGTCGAGCACCTCCAGCTGGAACTGGATCAGCTAAAGTCAGAGCTGTCCAGCTGGCGACACGTGAAGAACGGCTGTGAGACAGTGGATGCCGTACGAGAAAGA GTGGATGTGCAAGTCAGAGAAATGGTGAAACTCCTGTTTTCTGAAGATCAGCAAGGCAGTTCTCTGGAACAGCTGCTGCAGAGGTTCTCATCACAGTTTGTGAGCAAAGGCGACTTGCACACGATGCTGCGAGACCTGGAGCTGCAAATCCTGAGGAACGTCACCCACCACGTTTCTGTGACCAAGCAGCTCCCAACCTCGGAAGCCATGGTGTCTGCTGTGAGCGAGGTGGGGGCGTCTGGAATAACAGAGGCG CAAGCACGTGCCATTGTGAACAACGCCTTGAAGCTGTATTCCCAAGATAAGACTGGGATGGTGGACTTTGCTCTGGAGTCTGGCG GTGGCAGCATCTTAAGTACTCGCTGTTCTGAAACTTACGAAACCAAAACGGCGCTGATGAGTCTGTTTGGGATCCCGCTGTGGTACTTCTCGCAGTCCCCGCGCGTGGTCATCCAG CCTGACGTTTACCCCGGTAACTGCTGGGCATTTAAAGGCTCCCAGGGGTATCTGGTGGTGAGGCTCTCCATGATGATCCACCCAGCCGCCTTCACTCTGGAGCACATCCCTAAGACGCTGTCGCCAACAGGCAACATCAGCAGCGCCCCCAAGGACTTTGCCGTCTAC GGATTAGAAAATGAGTATCAGGAAGAAGGGCAGCTTCTGGGACAGTTCACATATGATCAGGACGGGGAGTCACTCCAGATGTTCCAGGCCCTG AAAAGACCCGACGACACAGCTTTCCAAATAGTGGAACTTCGGATTTTTTCTAACTGGGGCCATCCTGAGTATACCTGTTTGTATCGGTTCAGAGTTCATGGCGAGCCAGTCAAGTGA